A genomic region of Saccopteryx bilineata isolate mSacBil1 chromosome 1, mSacBil1_pri_phased_curated, whole genome shotgun sequence contains the following coding sequences:
- the LOC136324308 gene encoding butyrophilin subfamily 1 member A1-like — MKKLAESEQEKQELQKEIDRRKAQYKSGWKNSLLYADWRKEEFKAVTMTLDAATAHPALHLSENGRRVTWQERRQDLPGSTQRFESLPCVLGQLNISSGRCYWEVEVGNAFSWDLGVCRHNVARKGRVNMSPQNGFWAIRLYSGEYWAVTSPETLLTVGEKPLKVGIFLDYEDGDVSFFNMTHGSHIFSFPKNTFHGVLRPLFRLWPSDSGSLSVCPGEGK, encoded by the exons ATGAAAAAATTAG CTGAGAGTGAACAGGAAAAAC aaGAACTTCAGAAAGAAATTG ACAGGAGGAAGGCTCAGTACAAGTCTG gtTGGAAGAATTCGTTATTATACGCTG ATTGGAGAAAAGAAGAGTTCAAAGCTG TAACTATGACCCTGGACGCAGCCACTGCTCATCCTGCCCTCCACCTGTCTGAAAATGGGAGACGAGTGACCTGGCAAGAAAGGAGACAAGATCTGCCCGGCTCCACCCAAAGATTCGAATCCCTTCCCTGTGTGCTGGGTCAGCTGAACATCAGCTCGGGGAGATGCTactgggaggtggaggttggGAACGCATTTTCCTGGGACCTGGGAGTTTGTAGACACAACGTAGCAAGGAAAGGGAGGGTCAACATGTCCCCACAGAATGGCTTCTGGGCCATCAGGCTCTACAGTGGGGAATACTGGGCAGTCACTTCCCCAGAAACCCTTCTTACTGTAGGAGAAAAGCCCCTCAAAGTGGGGATATTTCTGGATTATGAGGATGGAGATGTATCTTTCTTTAACATGACACATGGGTCCCACATATTCAGCTTTCCCAAGAACACTTTCCACGGTGTCCTGAGACCTCTTTTCAGGCTCTGGCCCTCGGACTCAGGTTCCCTATCCGTCTGCCCAGGTGAAGGAAAATAA